In the genome of Prevotella sp. HUN102, one region contains:
- a CDS encoding acyltransferase family protein translates to MDTGTDFSLFSKYRSVLMGIAIFEVMLGHTIDWAGIAFSNPVIDFVFSRFSCMVHTPGFLLLSGLGLYYSFVNNSNLKQFYIRRIQRMWLPFMMMAIPLYAYSYYQKGTFDILEYIGLATSLGYWFGDTNMWYIALSIVLYAFFPFCYKWMQRSWQKRTILISISSVIGCLMVYYTLPTYFSKVYLALPKIPIFFLGIYIGHLSVERRSCSAYKYIGLFLCLAVFSFILSRVNSFYMYYCDLALFPITIWFVCLVYHKLQEFYLIKLLLAIWNWLGKYTLELYVLHILLARLLSPGNDIQKILLVMIIPLLICTPVQKVTQKLSNLLITI, encoded by the coding sequence ATGGACACAGGAACTGATTTCTCACTTTTCAGCAAATACCGTTCGGTTTTAATGGGCATAGCTATCTTTGAAGTTATGCTCGGCCATACAATAGATTGGGCTGGTATTGCCTTTTCTAATCCTGTGATAGACTTTGTTTTTTCCCGGTTTTCTTGTATGGTTCATACACCAGGATTTCTGTTGTTAAGTGGTCTTGGCCTGTATTATTCATTTGTCAATAACAGCAATCTAAAACAGTTTTATATTCGAAGGATACAACGTATGTGGCTGCCATTTATGATGATGGCAATTCCTCTTTATGCATATAGCTATTATCAGAAAGGAACGTTTGACATCTTGGAATATATAGGTCTGGCAACGTCGTTAGGATATTGGTTTGGAGATACTAATATGTGGTACATAGCTCTGTCTATTGTGTTGTATGCCTTTTTCCCTTTTTGTTATAAATGGATGCAAAGAAGCTGGCAGAAAAGGACAATTCTGATTTCTATATCATCAGTTATTGGCTGCTTGATGGTCTACTATACCTTACCTACTTATTTCAGTAAGGTATATCTTGCATTACCAAAAATCCCGATATTTTTCCTTGGCATTTACATAGGCCATCTATCTGTGGAAAGAAGAAGTTGTTCGGCTTATAAATATATAGGTCTGTTCTTGTGTTTGGCAGTATTCTCATTTATACTCTCAAGAGTAAATAGCTTTTATATGTATTATTGCGACTTGGCTTTATTTCCCATCACAATTTGGTTCGTTTGCCTAGTTTACCATAAGCTACAAGAGTTTTATTTGATAAAACTGTTACTTGCCATTTGGAATTGGTTAGGGAAATATACTTTAGAGCTATATGTGCTGCATATTTTATTGGCAAGACTCCTGAGCCCGGGAAACGATATACAAAAAATCTTATTAGTGATGATTATTCCTTTACTAATTTGTACTCCTGTTCAGAAAGTCACACAGAAACTGTCAAATTTGCTTATTACAATTTAA
- a CDS encoding glycosyltransferase family 8 protein, producing MRIDITCSTDDNYAQHCAAMICSVYDNNKEHEIFVHLLHGDSLKEESKSVFTQLADNYHQHIQFYKIDDTSLANVNRRTNSPVTIATYYRLMLPSLLDEQIKRVLYLDCDVIVLKDIKPLFTINLDGYGVAAVEDCSPYNDEHRTLMSLPLGKQAFCAGVMLINLDYWRKNNCQEKLLEFSNIKQERVYLEDQDALNYVFRDSWYKLPYKYGHTIFALAVLDREQKDFDFEENAYNPAIIHYSAHIKPWLDVKFPEQEHYWYYVKLAGIEHPIVTHAEDWKRKDIRRLLLRSYISKYVRPFVPDVIELICLDIVRLVKLFTILFRPSKFKKFMLQSWLRKYGF from the coding sequence ATGAGAATAGATATAACTTGCAGTACAGACGATAATTATGCACAGCATTGCGCAGCAATGATTTGCTCAGTTTATGACAATAATAAAGAGCATGAAATCTTTGTTCATCTATTACACGGTGATTCTTTAAAAGAGGAATCAAAAAGTGTTTTTACGCAGTTGGCAGACAATTATCATCAGCACATACAATTCTATAAAATCGATGACACATCTCTCGCTAATGTCAACAGAAGAACAAATAGTCCTGTCACCATTGCAACTTATTATCGCCTGATGTTGCCATCGTTGCTTGATGAGCAGATTAAGAGAGTTCTTTATCTCGATTGTGATGTAATTGTATTGAAAGATATCAAACCTCTTTTTACCATTAATCTTGACGGATACGGAGTTGCTGCCGTGGAAGACTGTTCACCTTATAATGACGAACATCGAACTCTGATGAGCCTGCCTTTGGGCAAACAGGCTTTCTGTGCAGGGGTCATGCTGATTAATCTGGACTATTGGCGTAAAAATAACTGTCAGGAGAAACTGCTAGAATTTTCAAATATCAAACAGGAACGCGTTTATCTCGAAGACCAAGATGCCTTAAATTATGTTTTCAGAGATTCGTGGTATAAGCTGCCTTACAAATACGGACATACTATTTTCGCATTGGCAGTACTCGACAGAGAACAAAAAGACTTTGATTTCGAAGAAAATGCTTATAATCCAGCTATCATTCATTATTCTGCCCATATTAAGCCGTGGTTGGATGTGAAATTCCCGGAACAAGAGCATTATTGGTATTATGTAAAACTGGCGGGGATTGAACATCCTATTGTGACACACGCCGAAGATTGGAAGCGAAAAGACATAAGAAGATTGCTTTTGCGTTCGTACATTTCAAAATATGTCCGTCCTTTTGTTCCCGATGTCATAGAATTAATATGCCTGGACATTGTTCGTCTTGTAAAACTCTTTACCATACTTTTCCGACCTTCAAAATTTAAAAAATTTATGCTACAGAGTTGGTTGAGGAAATATGGTTTTTAG
- a CDS encoding glycosyltransferase, with translation MEQKSLVTIKCLAYNHERYLRQCLDGFVIQRTNFKFIAIVHDDASTDKSAEIIREYANKYPDIIKPIFEDENMHSRYDGSLDRIINEALIKSESKYIAWCEGDDYWTDPYKLQKQIDFLEKNEEYSMCFHSTKIENETKNKPSINCENIEERTYTADEIFANWIIATNSVVFRKEVLSMKLKNSEKMLYGDIVMHLRCATYGKIYGLSDTMSVYRINQGGATQNEKYRLNKIIRYPKHLEFIKENFPILSKKSTNQQIGISFLEKAHIVDKIYTLIFWRDLFRALYYNPQCVADAIKHIIKKPFSH, from the coding sequence ATGGAACAAAAAAGCTTAGTTACTATAAAATGTTTGGCATACAACCATGAGAGATATTTAAGACAATGCCTAGATGGATTTGTAATCCAAAGAACTAACTTCAAATTTATAGCCATTGTACATGATGATGCGTCCACAGATAAGTCTGCTGAGATTATCCGTGAATATGCAAACAAATATCCTGATATAATAAAACCCATATTTGAAGATGAGAACATGCATTCTAGATATGATGGGAGTTTAGATAGAATAATAAATGAAGCACTCATTAAAAGTGAATCTAAATATATTGCATGGTGTGAGGGGGATGACTATTGGACAGACCCTTACAAATTACAGAAACAAATAGACTTCTTGGAAAAGAACGAAGAGTATTCTATGTGTTTCCACAGCACTAAGATAGAGAACGAAACCAAGAATAAGCCGAGTATAAATTGCGAAAATATTGAAGAAAGAACTTATACTGCCGATGAAATATTCGCAAATTGGATAATTGCCACAAATTCGGTTGTGTTCCGTAAGGAAGTTTTATCTATGAAACTCAAAAATTCCGAAAAGATGCTTTATGGAGATATTGTGATGCATTTGCGATGCGCTACATATGGAAAGATTTACGGACTTAGCGATACGATGTCCGTTTATAGAATCAATCAAGGAGGTGCAACGCAGAATGAAAAATATAGGCTAAACAAAATCATACGGTATCCCAAGCATTTAGAATTCATAAAAGAAAATTTCCCTATATTAAGCAAAAAAAGTACTAACCAGCAAATAGGCATCAGTTTTCTTGAAAAGGCTCACATTGTAGACAAAATTTACACTTTAATATTCTGGAGAGATCTCTTCCGTGCTCTATATTACAATCCTCAATGTGTAGCTGATGCTATAAAACACATTATCAAGAAACCATTTAGCCATTAA
- a CDS encoding lipopolysaccharide biosynthesis protein — MAKNLKQKTTQGLLWSSIDRFSSQGIQFIFSIFLARLLSPNDYGIVAMTIIFFAIAQTFVDSGFSGALVRKNERTEEDFSTCFYFNIIIGILCYCILYFTSPIIAKFYNQPILDPIIKVSGLTIIINSLCIVQQAQFTIKVDFKSQAKISIISTIASGISGIIIAYWGYGVWALIWQGLIYAIFRMALMWIMSGWYPITGFSKEAFHNLFGYGSKMLASGLIGTIYVNVYPIIIGKFYSPSQLGHFSRAQGWVGLPSSNITGILQRVSFPVLSIIQNDDELLANSYRKLLKLSAFIVFPLMMLLAASASPLIRVVITSKWDSCVPYMQILCFDMMWYPIHAINLNLLQVKGRSDLFLRLEVIKKIIGILVMIITVPLGVKAMCFGLVFTSFIALFINTYYTGKLIKIGYLKQMKDLTPILLISFITGFLSFAITFLFSTELSKLFFSIITGIFIYLFMSRFWTKEELKEVINIIKRK; from the coding sequence ATGGCTAAAAATCTAAAGCAAAAAACAACTCAAGGTTTACTTTGGAGTAGCATAGACCGTTTCTCAAGTCAAGGAATTCAATTTATCTTTTCTATTTTCCTCGCCAGACTTCTTTCGCCAAATGATTATGGTATTGTTGCTATGACCATTATCTTTTTTGCTATTGCTCAGACATTTGTTGATAGTGGGTTTAGTGGGGCATTAGTCAGAAAAAATGAAAGAACAGAAGAAGATTTCTCAACATGCTTTTATTTTAATATAATAATAGGAATTCTTTGTTATTGCATACTTTATTTTACATCGCCAATAATTGCTAAATTTTATAATCAACCTATTTTAGATCCAATTATTAAAGTTTCTGGTCTCACTATTATAATAAATTCATTATGTATAGTTCAGCAAGCACAATTTACTATTAAGGTTGACTTTAAATCTCAGGCTAAAATATCAATTATAAGTACAATTGCTTCAGGAATAAGTGGAATTATAATAGCTTACTGGGGCTATGGAGTATGGGCATTAATATGGCAAGGATTAATTTATGCAATATTTAGAATGGCTCTTATGTGGATTATGTCAGGCTGGTATCCTATAACAGGATTTTCCAAAGAAGCATTTCATAATCTTTTTGGATATGGCTCAAAGATGTTGGCGTCAGGCTTGATTGGAACAATATATGTAAACGTTTATCCAATAATAATTGGAAAATTCTATTCTCCTTCTCAGCTAGGACACTTTTCAAGAGCCCAAGGGTGGGTTGGTTTACCTTCATCAAATATCACAGGAATTTTACAAAGAGTATCTTTTCCTGTTTTATCAATAATTCAAAATGATGATGAGTTGTTAGCAAATAGTTATAGAAAGCTATTAAAGCTATCAGCATTTATCGTTTTTCCACTTATGATGCTCTTAGCAGCATCTGCATCACCTCTAATTAGGGTTGTGATTACATCGAAATGGGATTCTTGTGTACCATATATGCAGATACTATGTTTTGATATGATGTGGTATCCAATACATGCAATAAATTTAAACCTTCTGCAAGTAAAAGGACGGTCCGATTTATTTTTGAGGTTAGAAGTGATAAAAAAAATAATAGGTATACTCGTAATGATTATTACTGTTCCGCTAGGAGTAAAGGCTATGTGTTTTGGATTAGTTTTCACATCATTCATAGCATTATTCATAAACACTTACTATACGGGGAAATTAATAAAGATAGGCTATTTAAAACAAATGAAAGACTTAACTCCCATACTATTAATTTCATTTATAACGGGATTTCTTAGTTTTGCGATTACATTTTTATTTAGCACAGAACTTTCAAAATTATTTTTTTCAATAATCACAGGTATTTTTATATATTTATTTATGAGTAGATTCTGGACAAAAGAAGAACTCAAAGAAGTAATTAATATAATAAAGAGGAAATAA
- a CDS encoding NAD/NADP-dependent octopine/nopaline dehydrogenase family protein, with product MNIAIIGAGNGGQAFAGYLSSHGHNVSVWDRDAEKIATLKRKKEIEYVGCIEGKGSPKLYTTNYREAIYDAEIIMVTTIANAHEEVAENIAPYLQDNQIIILNPGRTCGALVFKQALAKNGCQKKYYLAEAQTLVYACRIIKDGYVNIIGKKDEVYLCALPSSETEYILKKIKPIYPCFKSVPNILYTGLENVGAMFHPCVCLFNAATIERQDEFWFYRDMTDKVAAFIEKFDRERIEIGKAYGINLISVNEWIKVAYNNVSGKTLRERMKNNPAYYDIKGPGNIFTRQLTEDIPTGVLPILELGKVANVSTPLLESMVTIIENLLEIDFNINGRTLKKLGLDGMSKNEILNYITNGN from the coding sequence ATGAATATTGCAATTATAGGAGCAGGAAATGGTGGTCAAGCTTTCGCGGGCTATCTATCATCACACGGACATAATGTCAGTGTATGGGATAGAGATGCTGAAAAAATTGCAACATTAAAAAGAAAAAAAGAAATAGAATATGTTGGGTGTATAGAAGGTAAAGGAAGTCCTAAACTGTATACAACAAATTATAGAGAGGCCATTTACGATGCTGAAATTATTATGGTGACAACCATTGCAAACGCACATGAAGAAGTTGCCGAAAACATTGCTCCATATTTACAAGATAACCAAATAATAATTTTAAATCCCGGACGCACATGTGGGGCATTAGTATTTAAACAAGCCTTAGCAAAGAATGGTTGTCAAAAGAAATATTACTTAGCTGAAGCTCAAACGCTAGTATATGCATGTCGGATTATCAAAGATGGGTATGTAAACATCATTGGAAAAAAAGACGAAGTCTACCTCTGCGCTCTACCATCTTCCGAAACAGAATACATCCTTAAAAAAATTAAGCCTATTTATCCATGCTTCAAATCTGTTCCCAATATTTTATATACAGGATTGGAGAACGTAGGAGCTATGTTTCATCCTTGTGTTTGCCTCTTTAATGCTGCTACTATTGAACGCCAAGATGAATTTTGGTTTTATAGAGACATGACAGATAAAGTTGCTGCATTTATAGAGAAATTCGACAGAGAACGAATAGAAATAGGAAAAGCTTATGGAATCAATTTGATAAGTGTTAACGAATGGATTAAAGTGGCATATAATAATGTGTCAGGGAAGACGCTTAGGGAGCGAATGAAAAATAATCCAGCCTACTATGATATAAAAGGTCCTGGCAATATATTTACTAGACAATTAACAGAAGATATACCAACTGGAGTTTTACCAATATTAGAATTGGGGAAAGTTGCAAATGTATCAACACCACTCTTAGAATCTATGGTAACAATTATTGAAAACCTTCTGGAGATAGATTTTAATATAAACGGAAGAACCTTAAAAAAATTAGGTTTAGATGGTATGAGTAAAAATGAAATCCTAAACTATATAACAAATGGCAACTAA
- a CDS encoding acetyl-CoA carboxylase biotin carboxylase subunit family protein — MNIIVLAGGADQIALINELKKRRHRIILIDYFEDPIAKPYSDIHYQESTLDDVKVKQIAIKEKADMICTACTDQALLTVAKVSEELNLPCYLSYKTALNVTNKSYMKDTMINGNIPTAKYIITDCYRPNIISNLDFPLVVKPVDCNSSKGVTKVYDHNALKKAIIEDIQLSRTRTVIVEEFKTGEEISADFYIEGNNAKFLCATKSKKIKNTNSFTIVQSYYPALTTEEEKKITHIANKIATVFELKDCPLLIQCIQSVDSFYIIEFSARMGGGSKYKLIEYISGINIMQTYVDRILGERPSITPIKNVSYATMNYVYSQNGTFRCIKGQENLLEKGIINEFFQYQKDGTTNNKHNTSSDRPCGYLVIANSEEEMEQKIIIADNSLRIIDENENDMMIHNLLNK; from the coding sequence ATGAATATAATAGTTTTAGCAGGAGGAGCTGACCAAATAGCACTAATCAATGAACTTAAGAAAAGGAGGCACAGAATAATACTAATTGACTATTTTGAAGATCCTATCGCCAAACCATATTCGGATATACACTATCAAGAAAGTACCTTAGATGACGTAAAAGTCAAACAAATTGCAATTAAAGAAAAAGCAGATATGATTTGTACTGCCTGTACAGACCAAGCATTGCTTACTGTTGCAAAAGTATCAGAAGAATTAAATTTACCTTGTTATCTTTCATATAAAACTGCATTAAATGTTACTAACAAGTCTTATATGAAAGATACGATGATAAACGGTAATATTCCTACTGCCAAATATATTATTACAGACTGTTACCGCCCAAATATTATCAGTAATCTTGATTTTCCATTAGTCGTAAAACCCGTGGATTGTAACTCTTCAAAAGGTGTAACAAAAGTTTATGATCACAACGCCCTAAAAAAAGCAATAATAGAAGACATACAACTAAGCAGAACCCGAACCGTTATTGTTGAAGAATTTAAAACAGGAGAGGAAATTTCTGCTGATTTTTACATTGAAGGAAACAATGCAAAATTTCTTTGTGCAACTAAATCAAAGAAAATAAAAAATACGAATTCCTTTACAATAGTTCAAAGCTATTACCCTGCATTAACTACTGAAGAAGAAAAAAAGATTACCCATATTGCAAATAAAATCGCAACAGTTTTCGAATTAAAAGATTGTCCTTTATTAATTCAATGCATCCAATCTGTTGATAGTTTTTATATAATTGAATTTAGTGCAAGAATGGGGGGAGGTTCAAAGTATAAACTAATTGAATACATTTCTGGAATTAACATAATGCAAACTTATGTTGATAGGATTCTTGGAGAAAGACCATCAATAACTCCTATAAAAAATGTCAGTTATGCAACAATGAATTACGTGTATTCGCAAAATGGTACTTTCAGATGTATTAAAGGGCAAGAAAATCTTCTTGAGAAAGGAATTATTAATGAATTTTTTCAATATCAGAAGGATGGAACAACAAATAATAAACATAACACATCTAGCGATCGTCCTTGTGGGTATTTGGTTATTGCAAATTCAGAAGAAGAAATGGAACAAAAAATTATAATTGCTGACAACTCTTTAAGGATTATTGATGAGAATGAAAATGATATGATGATTCATAATCTATTAAATAAATGA
- a CDS encoding DegT/DnrJ/EryC1/StrS aminotransferase family protein codes for MDNKLITVTLPLLPNLDDFHELLKEIWNSKWITNNGSFHQQLEKALAEYLKVPYVSLFTNGTLPLLTALQALRITGEVITTPYSFVATTHSLWWNGIKPVFVDIEPRTGNIDPDKIEAAITPKTTAIMPVHVYGKPCNTEAIQAIADKYGLKLIYDAAHAFGVEVNGESILNAGEISTLSFHATKVFNTIEGGAMVMQDEKTKKRIDYLKNFGFANEVEVVGPGINSKMDEIRSAYGLLNLKQVDAAIAARQKVAIAYREALRNVDGISFWDDMPGVRHNYSYFPIFIDAEKYGMSRDELYAKMRVQNILGRKYFYPLISDFSTYRGLESSNPENLIQAHKMANSVICLPMHHLLSEQDILKIINIIDYKR; via the coding sequence ATGGATAACAAACTTATCACAGTAACATTACCATTACTTCCAAATCTCGATGATTTTCACGAGTTGTTAAAGGAGATATGGAACAGTAAATGGATTACTAATAATGGTTCATTTCACCAACAGCTTGAAAAAGCGTTGGCGGAGTACTTAAAAGTGCCTTATGTGAGTCTGTTCACGAATGGAACGTTGCCATTGCTTACGGCTCTTCAGGCACTGCGTATTACGGGAGAAGTGATTACCACACCATATAGTTTCGTTGCTACCACGCATTCACTGTGGTGGAATGGCATTAAACCTGTCTTTGTAGATATAGAACCAAGAACTGGCAATATTGATCCAGATAAAATAGAAGCAGCCATAACACCTAAAACTACGGCAATTATGCCTGTTCACGTGTATGGCAAGCCTTGCAATACAGAGGCTATTCAAGCAATTGCCGACAAGTATGGACTCAAGCTGATCTATGACGCTGCTCACGCTTTCGGGGTAGAGGTAAATGGAGAAAGTATCTTGAACGCTGGGGAAATCTCTACGCTCAGTTTCCACGCAACAAAGGTGTTCAATACCATTGAGGGCGGTGCAATGGTTATGCAAGATGAGAAAACTAAAAAGCGCATAGACTACCTGAAGAACTTCGGATTTGCCAATGAAGTTGAGGTTGTAGGGCCGGGCATAAACAGTAAAATGGATGAAATACGTTCTGCCTATGGCCTCTTGAATCTTAAACAAGTAGACGCAGCAATTGCAGCACGACAGAAAGTTGCAATTGCATATCGTGAAGCTCTTCGAAATGTTGATGGAATTTCATTTTGGGATGATATGCCGGGGGTAAGACACAATTACTCCTATTTCCCGATATTCATAGATGCAGAAAAATACGGAATGAGCCGAGATGAACTGTATGCCAAGATGAGAGTCCAAAACATATTGGGACGCAAATATTTTTATCCTCTAATCAGTGACTTCTCAACTTACCGCGGATTAGAAAGTTCAAATCCAGAAAACCTCATCCAAGCCCACAAGATGGCAAACAGCGTTATTTGCTTGCCTATGCACCATTTACTTTCAGAACAAGATATTCTTAAAATCATAAACATTATTGATTATAAAAGATAA
- a CDS encoding acyltransferase family protein, with protein MPPEKLVRSSNIELYRIITMLLIVAHHYVVNSGLLQEAIKEPTTVKSIVFMTIGMWGKTGINCFVLITGYFMCKSKITLQKFLKLLLEVELYSVLFGIIFIVAGYTSLSLSTLIEICSPIHNVKDGFTSCFLLFFLFIPFLNILIQNLSQKLHLLLLALSAGIYTIIGSSYFYGVTFNYITWFCVLYFIASYIRLYPIYKGTDIRFWGYCSLATILIACASMISILFASQWLNKPFMADMAYYFVADSNKVLAVSVAVCTFMFFKNLNIKHSKLINTIAASSFGVLLIHANSDAMRQWLWRDTLQNVRFFHTEYAYYHVILAVLTIYFCCTLIDYLRIRIIEKPMVDTAMKLIDQIKGKI; from the coding sequence ATGCCCCCCGAAAAACTCGTAAGATCCTCTAATATAGAACTTTACAGAATAATAACAATGCTACTCATCGTGGCTCATCATTACGTAGTAAACTCAGGATTATTACAAGAAGCCATTAAAGAGCCAACAACTGTTAAAAGCATTGTTTTTATGACGATTGGAATGTGGGGAAAAACGGGTATCAACTGCTTTGTTTTGATTACAGGATATTTTATGTGCAAGTCTAAGATAACTCTTCAGAAATTTCTCAAACTACTGTTAGAAGTAGAACTATATTCTGTTCTATTTGGAATTATCTTTATCGTGGCAGGCTATACCTCTCTATCCCTTTCTACACTGATAGAAATATGCTCTCCTATCCACAACGTTAAAGATGGCTTTACAAGTTGTTTTTTACTGTTCTTCTTGTTCATACCCTTTTTAAATATCCTAATTCAAAATCTGAGTCAGAAACTTCATCTTTTACTCTTAGCATTATCTGCGGGTATATACACCATTATTGGAAGCTCATATTTTTACGGAGTCACGTTCAATTATATAACATGGTTCTGTGTGCTTTATTTTATTGCATCTTATATCCGCCTGTATCCAATATACAAAGGAACCGATATTAGATTCTGGGGATATTGCAGTTTAGCTACTATACTCATTGCATGCGCAAGTATGATTTCTATTTTGTTTGCATCTCAGTGGCTTAATAAACCTTTTATGGCAGATATGGCATATTACTTTGTTGCAGACTCAAACAAGGTTCTTGCTGTGTCTGTTGCAGTCTGTACATTTATGTTTTTCAAGAATCTGAATATAAAACATAGCAAACTAATAAACACGATAGCGGCAAGCTCTTTTGGAGTACTGTTGATACACGCCAATTCCGATGCTATGAGACAATGGCTTTGGAGAGACACTCTCCAAAATGTTAGGTTCTTTCACACGGAGTATGCTTACTATCACGTGATTCTTGCAGTACTGACAATATACTTCTGCTGTACGCTAATAGACTATCTTCGCATCAGAATCATTGAAAAGCCTATGGTTGATACTGCAATGAAACTGATAGATCAAATAAAAGGAAAGATATAA
- a CDS encoding CTP--phosphocholine cytidylyltransferase: protein MNAIILAAGMGTRLRPLTNDIPKCLVPVSGTPFIERQIQFLHESSVTDITLVSGYKAEKLDYLKEKYNVKIIHNDKYDVFNNIYSLYLVRHLFSDSFVIEGDVFMNSNCFPASITTSTYFSKHKDNYKNEWKLVLNGNKLKEVVIGSGSGYIMSGISYWTANDAKKITSEIERLVTEEDFKDLFWDNAVLNIYPTLDICVKGVEDIYEIDTVAELEELEKSLE, encoded by the coding sequence ATGAATGCAATAATTTTAGCAGCAGGCATGGGTACACGTCTTCGCCCGCTAACCAACGATATTCCCAAATGTTTAGTGCCTGTATCAGGCACTCCATTTATAGAACGGCAGATTCAGTTCCTTCACGAATCCTCTGTTACCGACATCACATTGGTTTCGGGATATAAAGCAGAAAAATTGGATTATCTCAAGGAAAAGTATAATGTTAAAATCATACACAATGATAAATACGATGTTTTCAATAACATCTATTCATTATACCTTGTAAGGCATCTTTTCTCGGATTCCTTTGTCATAGAGGGTGATGTCTTTATGAACAGCAACTGTTTCCCTGCCTCCATTACCACTTCTACATATTTCTCGAAGCACAAAGACAACTATAAGAATGAATGGAAGTTGGTTTTAAATGGTAATAAACTTAAAGAAGTCGTTATAGGTTCAGGCTCAGGCTATATAATGTCAGGTATTTCCTATTGGACAGCAAACGATGCAAAAAAAATCACTTCCGAAATTGAAAGATTGGTAACAGAGGAAGATTTCAAAGACTTGTTCTGGGATAATGCCGTACTCAATATATACCCGACATTAGATATCTGCGTAAAAGGCGTTGAAGATATTTACGAAATAGATACCGTTGCCGAGCTTGAAGAATTAGAGAAATCTTTAGAGTAG
- a CDS encoding DMT family transporter, whose product MKLENKKTQRLGYITGIGSGMTWGLDTVLIGTAMACSPFVNDPVLLLAGAFVCSMLHDFFAALWMLLFMGFKGELKNLIPAFKIKDAWFCILGAVFGGPLAMSFYMMAIGEGGPALTATVTAIYPLLGSAMAVFILKERIQMQGWIGLLICIFGIILVGYLPNDNSQINISNGIMLSLIAAIGWATEAVVCGYGMKNDKISPQMALLIRELTSALAYIVLIVPIMSGAFQAGFQGVSAVISDNTAILLIVAAAFVGVSSFLMWYTSINSIGAAKALCFNVTYSFWAVVFTFIFLQSELTLNIVIGSILIISGVTVATLVKRKAE is encoded by the coding sequence ATGAAATTGGAAAATAAGAAAACGCAGAGATTAGGCTATATCACGGGAATAGGCTCTGGAATGACTTGGGGACTTGACACGGTTCTCATTGGAACAGCTATGGCCTGCAGTCCTTTTGTCAACGACCCAGTCTTACTGCTTGCAGGGGCATTCGTATGCAGTATGCTCCACGACTTTTTTGCTGCACTGTGGATGCTACTTTTTATGGGCTTTAAAGGAGAACTGAAAAACCTTATACCTGCCTTTAAAATCAAGGATGCTTGGTTCTGTATTTTAGGTGCAGTTTTCGGAGGCCCATTGGCAATGAGCTTTTATATGATGGCTATTGGAGAAGGAGGTCCTGCTCTGACAGCAACCGTAACGGCAATCTATCCATTGCTGGGCTCAGCAATGGCAGTCTTTATTTTGAAAGAAAGAATACAGATGCAGGGATGGATAGGATTGCTTATCTGTATTTTTGGTATAATTTTGGTGGGATATTTGCCAAATGACAATTCTCAGATAAACATTTCAAATGGAATTATGCTCTCGCTCATTGCAGCAATAGGATGGGCAACGGAGGCCGTTGTGTGTGGATATGGTATGAAAAATGACAAGATAAGTCCACAGATGGCATTGCTTATCAGAGAATTAACCTCTGCTTTGGCATATATTGTACTCATTGTTCCGATTATGTCAGGTGCCTTTCAGGCTGGATTCCAAGGAGTGTCTGCCGTTATATCCGACAATACTGCCATCTTGTTGATAGTAGCCGCAGCATTTGTCGGTGTAAGTTCATTTTTAATGTGGTACACATCTATCAATAGCATAGGTGCAGCAAAAGCATTGTGTTTCAATGTAACTTATTCTTTTTGGGCAGTAGTTTTCACTTTTATTTTTCTTCAGTCTGAACTCACTCTCAATATAGTGATTGGTTCAATACTCATCATATCGGGAGTGACGGTTGCCACACTCGTTAAACGTAAAGCAGAATGA